GAGGTCGCTCGCGGCAAGCCCGCCCCCGACCCGTACCGGCGCGCCGCGGAGCTGCTGGACCTGCCGGCCGCGGCATGCCTGGCGGTCGAGGACTCGGTCACCGGGGTGGCCGCCGCCGAGAGCGCCGGATGCCCGGTGCTGGTGGTGCCGCACCACGTCGAGGTGCCGCCCGGCCCGCTGCGCTTCCACATCGGCTCGCTGGCCGAGGTCATGGTGGATGACCTGCGCCGGATCCATGCCCGTCTGCACGCCCGGGTGCATCGGAACGGGTCCGGTTGACCCGTCCGTTGGACGAAGTTCCTGACGCCCGGACCGCGGGTTACTAATGTGACGCTGGTCACCACCTGCGGAAAGGGGGGGCGCATGGCCCACGGACCGGACGGTGAGCCCGCGCCCACCGAGTATCCGGCGATGTATCCGGCGATCGAGCACGAGCACTCCGAGCACACCGGGCGGGTGGTGCGCATCGCGGCGGTGGCCGCCCTCGGCGGCCTGCTGTTCGGGTACGACAGCGCGGTCATCAACGGCGCCGTGCTCGCGGTGCGCGACCACTTCGGTATCGGCGAGTTCCCGCTCGGCGTGGCGGTCGCCGCTGCGCTGATCGGTGCGGCGATCGGCGCGGTCACCGCCGGCCGGCTGGCCGACCGGGTCGGGCGGCTGGCGGTGATGAAGTTGGCGGCGGTGTTGTTCCTCGCCAGCGCGTTCGGCACCGGGCTGGCGGTCGACATCTGGATGTTCGGCGCGTTCCGGGTGGTGGGCGGCCTCGGGGTGGGGGTCGCGTCGGTGATCGCGCCGGCCTACATCGCCGAGACGTCTCCGCCGGGCATCCGGGGCCGGCTGGGGTCGCTGCAACAACTGGCGATCGTCCTGGGCATCTTCGTTTCGCTGGCCGTCGACGCGCTGCTGGCCCATCTCGCCGGCGGCTCCCGCGAGGAGCTGTGGCTGAACCTGGAGGCCTGGCGGTGGATGTTCATCGTGATGGCGGTCCCGGCCGTGCTGTACGGGGCGCTGGCCTACACCATCCCCGAGTCACCCCGGTATCTGGTGGCCACCTACCGCATTCCCGAGGCGCGCCGGGTACTGACCGCGTTGTTGGGCACCAAGAACCTCGAGCTGACCATCAACCGGATCCAGGAGTCGCTGCAGACCGACCGGTCGCCGTCGTGGTCCGATCTGCGCAAGCCGACCGGCGGAATCTACGGCATCGTCTGGGTCGGTGTCGCGCTGTCGGTGTTCCAGCAGTTCGTCGGCATCAACGTGATCTTCTACTACTCGAACGTGCTGTGGGAGTCGGTCGGTTTCGGCGAGAGCCAGGCGTTCCTGATCACCGTGATCACCTCGGTGACCAACATCCTCACCACCTTGGTCGCGATCGGGCTGATCGACAAGGTCGGCCGCAAGCCGCTGCTGCTGACCGGCTCGGCGGGGATGACGGTGACCCTCGGCACGCTGGCGCTGATCTTCGGCACCGCGCCGGTGGCCGACGGTCAACCGCAGCTCGACGGGCTCACCGGCCCGATAGCGTTGGTCGCGGCGAACCTGTTCGTGGTGTTCTTCGGGATGTCGTGGGGACCGGTGGTGTGGGTGTTGCTGGGGGAGATGTTCCCCAACCGGATCCGTGCCGCCGCGCTGGGCGTGGCCGCCGCCGCGCAGTGGGTGGCCAACTGTGCGGTGACGGTGTCGTTCCCGGCGCTCAGCGCCTTCTCGCTCGGGCTGGCGTACGGCCTTTACACCGCGTTCGCGGTGCTGTCGCTGATCTTCGTGTGGCAACGGGTCGACGAGACCAAGGGCAAACAGCTCGAGGACATGCACGCCGACGCGCTGCGTCACTGATGATCGTCGCTGATTGCCCGCGGGTCGAGAACGTAGCGCCGCACACTCTGGGTTCGTAAGGCGGCATCCCCGATCGAGCTGCCGCTGCTGCACCCGGGTGTGCGCAGCTCTTTGTGCCCGGCATGAAACAATTCCTGCTCGTGAAGACGTTCGACGCGCTGTTCGCCGAGTTGAGCGAGAAGGCGCGTACCCGGCCGGCGGGCAGCGGCACCGTCGCCGCCCTCGACGGCGGTGTGCACGGGCTCGGCAAGAAGATCCTCGAGGAAGCGGGCGAGGTCTGGCTGGCCGCCGAGCACGAGAGCGACGAGGCCCTGGCCGAGGAGATCAGCCAGCTGCTGTACTGGACCCAGGTGCTCATGATCGCCCGCGGCCTGACCCTCGACGACGTCTACGCGAAACTGTGATGCTGCGCGTCGCGATGCCCAACAAGGGCACCCTCAGTGAACCGGCCGCCGAGATCATCGCCGAGGCCGGGTACCGGCGCCGCAGCGACAGCAAGGACCTCACCGTCATCGACCCGGTCCACAACGTCGAGTTCTTCTTCCTGCGGCCCAAGGACATCGCGATCTACGTCGGCTCCGGCGACCTCGACCTGGGCATCACCGGCCGCGACCTGACCGAGGAGTCCGGCGCGCCGGTGCGGGAACGGCTCGCGCTCGGGTTCGGCAACTCGACCTTCCGCTACGCCGCGCCCGCCGGCCGGGACTGGAAGGTTGAGGATCTGGCCGGCAAGCGGATCGCCACCGCGTTCCCGAACCTGGTGCGCAAGGACCTGGCGTCGCGCGGTATCGAGGCCACCGTGATCCGGCTCGACGGCGCGGTGGAGATCTCGGTGCAGCTCGGCGTCGCCGACGCGATCGCGGACGTGGTGGGCTCCGGCCGCACCCTCGGACTGCACGGCCTGGTGCCGTTCGGTGAGCCGCTGTGCGTCTCGGAGGCGGTGCTCATCGAACGCGCCGACCCCGACCCCGCCAACGCGGCCGCCCGCGATCAGCTGGCCGCCCGGGTGCAGGGCGTGGTGTTCGGCCAGCAGTACCTGATGCTCGACTACGACTGCCCGCGCGCGGTGCTCGAACAGGCCACCGCCATCACCCCCGGGCTGGAGTCGCCGACCATCGCGCCGCTGGCCGACCCGGACTGGGTGGCCGTCCGCGCGATGGTGCCGCGGCGCGACGTGAACACGATCATGGACCAGCTGTCCGCGATCGGGGCGAAGGCCATCCTGGCCACCGAGATCCGGTTCTGCCGCTTCTAGCCTCGGCGCGTTTCACCCGGTGCCGCCTGCCGGCAGGTGTTAGCGTCCGGTTGTCGAATCGGCCCACCCGGGAGGTGCGGATGACGCAGCTGTGGGTAATCCTGTTCGCCGTCCTGATCGGGGTGATCGCCGGGTTGCGGGCTCTGACCGCCCCCGCGGCGGTCGCCTGGGGTGCGGTGTTCGGCTGGGTCGAGGTCACCGACCGGTGGTCGGAGTGGATCGCCCACCCGATCGCGGTCACGGTGCTGACCGTCGGCCTGCTCATCGAACTGGTCACCGACCAGTTGCCGAGCACTCCCACCCGCAGGACGGCACCGCAGTTCATCAGCCGGCTCTTCACGGGTGCGTTTGCCGGGGCGCTGATCGGCAGCGCCTTCTTCCACACCTTCGTGGGTTTGGGCGCCGGCATGATCGGCGCGGTGCTGGGCACCCTGGGCGGCGCGGCAGCGCGCGAACGGCTCGCCGCACGCCGGGGCAAGGACTGGCCGGCCGCCCTGGCCGAGGACGTGGTCGCCGTCGGCGGCGCCTTCCTGATCGTCTATCTGGTCAGCCTGGTGTGACGTGACCGCCGCCGCACCCGACAAGTTCGACGCGATCGTCATCGGTGCTGGGCAGGCGGGGCCGTTTCTCACCGCGAAACTGACCGATGCGGGTCATACCGTCGCGCTGATCGAACGCAAGCTGGTCGGCGGCACCTGCGTCAACACCGGCTGCATCCCGACCAAGACCCTGGTGGCCAGCGCCCACGCCGCCCACCTCGCCCGCCGCGGCGCCGATTTCGGCGTGCGGACCGGTGAGATCACCGTCGACATGGCCAGGGTCAAGGCCCGCAAGGACGAGATCTCCGGCGACGACCGCCGAGGCCTGGAGACCTGGCTGCAGAACATGAACGGCTGCACCCTGATCCGCGGGCATGCGCGGTTCGTCGACCCGCACCGGGTCGAGGTCGGCGGACGGCTGTTGGAGGCCGACCGGATCTTCCTCAACGTGGGCGGGCGCGCGGCCGTGCCGGACCTGCCCGGCCTTTCCGGCATCGACTACCTGACCAATGTCGGCATCCTCGAACTCGACGTCCTCCCCGAGCATCTGGTGATCGTCGGCGGCAGTTACATCGGGCTGGAGTTCGCCCAGATGTACCGCCGGTTCGGGGCGCGGGTCACCGTGATCGAACGCGGTTCGCGGCTCGCGCCGCGCGAGGATCACGACGTCTCGGCCGCGATCCGCGAGATCCTGGAAGGCGAAGGCGTCGACATCGTCACCGATGCCTCCGACATCCGGTTCGTCAAGCGGCCCAACGGATTCGACGTGACGCCCGCTCCCGGTGCGGATGCGATCACCGGAACCCACCTGCTGATCGCCACCGGCCGGCGGCCCAACACCGACGATCTGGGCCTCCAGAACGCCGGGGTGCGGACCGACGACCGCGGCTACATCGTCGTCGACGACGAACTACGCACCAGCGTCGACCACATCTGGGCGATGGGCGACTGCAACGGCCGCGGCGCCTTCACCCACACCTCCTACAACGACTTCGAGATCGTCGCGGCCAACCTCGGATTGCTCGACGGCGTGCGGCGGCGGGTCAGCGACCGTGTTCCCGCCTACGCGCTCTACATCGACCCGCCGTTGGGCCGCGCCGGGATGACCGTCGAGCAGGTGCGCGCATCCGGCCGAAAAGCGTTGGTGGGCAAGCGCCCGATGACGCGTGTCGGCCGCGCGGTGGAGAAGGGGGAGACCCGCGGGTTCATGAAGATCGTGGTCGACGCCGACACCGAGCGGATCCTCGGCGCGGCGATCCTCGGCGTCGGTGGCGACGAGGTCATCCACTCGATCATCGACATCATGACCGCGGGTGAGCCCTACACCGCGATATCGCGCACCATGCACATCCACCCGACGGTCAGCGAGCTGGTGCCGACGATGCTGCAGGACCTGAGCCCGCTGGACTGACCGCCCGGCCCATGTTGAGCTGACGGGTCACCAGCGCCACCCGGCGGCCGAGATGCCGGCAGGTCTGCACATCCGCCGGATGCACCTGGTCGGGGTTGGCGTCGACATCGGTCTGCGCGCCCGCTCCCAACCAGAATCCCAGCCGGTTCAGGTCGTGCTCGCTGCCGGCCGAACTGTTCCAGCCGGGCGGTAGACCCAGGTTGACCCAGTGCATGTGATGCTGCGCGGCGAACACCGCCAGCGACACCAGCGCGTTGAGCTTGTCGCCGCTCTTGGCGCCGGAGTTGGTGAACCCGGCGGCCACCTTGTCGCGCCAGGTGCCCTCGATGCAGCGCCGTCCGGTCTGTTCGGCGAACGCCTGAAACCCGGCGGAGACGTTGCCCATATAGGTGGGCGATCCGAACACGATGGCATCGGCCCCGTCGAGGGTGTCCCAATCGGCCTCCGACATCGTGTCCAGGTTGACCATCGAGACGTCGGCTCCGGCCTCGGTCGCGCCCGCGGCGACCGCACGGGCCAGTTCGGCGGTGTGCCCGTAACCGGAGTGATAGGCGATCGCCACCGCTGGGGCGGCGATGTCGGATCCGTTGTGCGTCAAGGGTTGCGGTGAGGTGTTTCCTGTCATGCTCATCGTCATGCCCATCCTTGTTCGTTGGGGCCCGGGGTGAAGCCGGGAAGTCGTTGCGCCACATCGCGATAGCGTTGGGTCCAGTCCGGCAGCGGTTCGTCGGCGAGCAGGGCCTCGAGCCGGTCCAGGAATGCGTGGGTGCCCGGATGGAAACCCTCGGCGTTGGGTGCGCTCAGCCCGCGGTGGGTGAACCGCAGCAGCGTGCCGTCGCCGTCCGGGGACAACTCGTAGCGCACGACGCTGTCCTCGACGATCGACTGATGCCACTCGTGCTCGAACACCCGCGGCGGGTCCCACACCCGGATCCGGCCGGTGATCCGCTTGTGCTCGGGCGGCACCGGCGGGCCGTCGGGGACGATCTCGATGCGTCCGCCCTCGCGGGGTTCGATGGTTGTCGGACCCATCCACCTGCTGCGCTGCTGCGGGTCGGTGATCGCCGCCCACACGGTCTCGACCGGATAGGGCAGCCGCCGCTCGAAGACGAGCATCGCGCGGTCGCCCTCGATGACGAGCCTTCCCTCGCGTGCGGTCATCGCGCCTCGTTCCGTAGGTGCTGTTCCAGGGCGTCCAGATGGTCGGCCCAGAACCGCCGATAGCGATTGATCCAGTTGTCGATCGGCAGCAGACCGTCGGCCCGCAGCGCGTAGATGCGCCGCTGGGCATCCGGGCGGACCTCGACCAGTCCCACCTCGCGCAGCACCCGCAGATGCCGCGACACCGTGGGTTGGGTCAGTTCCGGAAGTGCTGCGACCAGCTCGCCGGCGGTGCGTTCACCGTCGATCAGGGCATCCAGGAGTGCCCGGCGGCTCGGTTCGGCCACTGCTTCGAATACGTCCACGAAATGAGTATTGCATTTCGTCTATATAGCTGCAAGCGAATATTAGGGTCGTCGCTGCACCAACAGGGTCTGCGCGGAGGTTCCGATGAAGCCGCGCCGGTCATAGATCTCCGCAGTGGTCACCCCGACCCCGTCGGGTCCGATCGATGCGCGTGCCCGCACCGCGAAGTCGTCGCCCTCGGGCAGCCGGTGCAGATGCACCGTCGTGTCGGTGTTCATGAACACGAACCGCGCCGGATCCAGCGCCGCCCCGACCCCGTTGGCACTGTCGACCACCATCGCCAGCCGCTGCAGGGCCGTGGTCGATTCGGCGTCGACCAGCGGCACCAACGGGCGCATCCAGGCCACCGTTGCGGTCCCGCCGCCGTCGTCCTGGCGCCGGAAGCTCACCGTCCGCAGATAGCCCGGCGCCCCCGTCCAGGACTGCGGTAGCGGCGCCCCGGCGGCTTCCGACTCGACCAGCGGGGGATGGCGGTCGGTGACCACATCGGTGGTGTCGCTGCGGGCCAGCAGCCACGCGGTGACCCGTGCCACCGGACGCCGCGAACCGTTCGGCGCCTGTGCCGCCATCTCGGCGACCCGCAGCGAGATCCGCGCGCCCGGGCGGTCCACCCAGCTGCGCACCCACACCCGTGACACCGGGATCGCGCCGAGGATGTCGAGGGTCAGCCGGCCCACCCGCAGCCCGGAGCCCTCGGCGCCCTCCTCGATGAGCTTGGACAGCAGCGCCAACGGCGGTGAGCCGTGCTGGATTTCGGGGTTCCAGTTGCTGCCGGTCGCCTCGGTGGAATCGAAGACCTGGAATTCGCCATCGGATCCCGCCCGCCGGTAGTAGGGGTTGTTCACCCGACCGGTTCTATCAGGCCCTGATCGGTTCGATCAGACCGAGCAGATCCTCGGCCTCGTTGTCGTCGGCCGGGTGCTCGGGCCAGCCCGGGTAGGGCGGCGGGGACCCGCCGAACGCCGGGCACCGGGCCCGATGGGCACACCAGTCGCACAACCGCGACGGGTTGGCTCGGAAATCACCGGTGGCACCGACGGATTCGATGGCCCGCCAGATCGCCATCAGGGTCTTCTCGAACCGCTCCAGCTCGTCGAGCTCGGGGGAGTAGTCCAGCACCTGCCCGTCGGCGAGGTAGAGCAGCCGCAGCCGGGCCGGAACCACGTTGCGCGAGCGCAGGATCGCCACGGCGTAGAACTTCATCTGGAACAGCGCCTTCGCCTCGGCCAGCGCCCGCGCCGCCGGCGGGGCCTTGCCGGTCTTGTAGTCGACGATGCGCAGCTCGCCGGTCGGGGCGATGTCGATGCGGTCCACGAACCCCCGCAGCAGTGTGCCGTCGGCCAGTTCGACCTCTATGCGTTGTTCACAGCTATGCGGGTCGAACCGGGTCGGATCCTCCAGCCGGTAGTAGCCCGCCAGCAGGGCCCGGGCCTCCTCCAGCAGGGTGGCCCGCACCGCCGGGTCCAAGTCCTCGGTCAGGCCGGGCTGGGCGGCCAGCACCTTCTCCCACGCCGGTGCGATCAGCGCGGCCGCGGTCTCGGGCACCCGTCGGGGCGCGGGCAGCGCGTAGAGCGCCTCCAGCGCGGCGTGTACCACCGACCCGCGCACCTGAGCCGGAGACGACGGCTCGGGGAGCCGGTCGATGGCGCGGAACCGGTACAGCAGCGGACACTGTTTGAAGTCGGCCGCCCGCGACGGCGACAGCGCCGGACGCCGGGTGGCGGGCGCGTCCGGCGGTTCGGTCATGGGAGCAGATTATGGCGACACACCGACAACCCCGCGCGCAGGCCGCCGCGCGTCGGCTGGCAGGCTGAACAGCCGTGCGAAGGACCGGACCGTTCGCTGTCGGGGATCGGGTACAGCTCACCGACGCCAAGGGCAGGCAGTACACGATGGTGCTGACCCCTGGCGGGCAGTTCCACACCCATCGCGGGGTCGTCTTCCTCGATGAGGTGATCGGGCTGCCCGAGGGCAGCGTCATCAAGTCCAGCAACGGCGACCAGTTCCTGGTGATGCGCCCCCTGCTGGTCGACTACGTGCTGTCGATGCCGCGCGGCGCGCAGGTGGTCTACCCCAAGGACGCCGCGCAGATCGTGCACGAGGGCGACATCTTCCCCGGTGCGCGGGTGCTGGAGGCCGGCGCCGGATCGGGCGCGCTGACCTGCTCGCTGCTGCGCGCCGTCGGCCCGGAGGGCCGGGTGGTGTCCTACGAGGTGCGCGAGGACCACGGTCGGCACGCCGAACGCAATGTGACGACCTTCTTCGGGGAGAAGCCGGCCAACTGGGAACTGGTGATCGCGGACCTGGCCGACTATGACGGTCCCGAGGTGGACCGGGTGGTGCTCGACATGCTCGCCCCGTGGGACGTGCTGGACGCGGTGGCCCGGGCGTTGGTGCCCGGCGGTGTGCTGATGATCTACGTGGCGACGGTGACGCAGCTGTCCCGGGTGGTCGAGGCGCTGCGCGAACAGCAGTGCTGGACCGAACCGCGGGCCTGGGAGACGCTGCAGCGGGAATGGCATGTGGTGGGGCTGGCGGTGCGCCCGGAGCACACCATGCGCGGCCACACCGCGTTCCTGGTCAGCGTCCGGCGGCTGTCCCCGGGTGCGGTGGCACCGGTACCGTTGCGGCGCAAACGCAAGCTCTAGTCGTCGGTGCTGCGCCGCAGCCCTCTGCGCACCGACAGCAGCTCCATTTCCGGGCGTGCCGCGACCAGTCGTTCGGCGGCGTCGAGCACCTCCACCACGTGGGCGCGGTCGGCCGCGACCACCGCCATGCCGACTCCGGCGCGGCGGTGCAGATCGAGGTGATCGGTCTCGGCGGCGGCCACGCTGAACCGCCGCTGCAACTCCGCGATCACCGGGCGCACCAGCGAGCGTTTCTCCTTGCGCGAACGCACATCGCCGAGCAGCAGATCGAATTCCTGCCAACCGATCCACATGGAGCTACCGGGTCGGTGACGGGGACGGCGAGTCCGGTGCCGCCGGCCGGCCGGGTTGCGCAGGCGTCCCGGGAACGCCGCCACCACCCGCCGGGTCGTCGCCGTAGACGAGCAGCGCGTCGGCGGTGCGACGGGTCAGTTGCCAGCCGTCGTCGCTGCGGGTGAACTCCATCGGATAGCTGAACTCGCCGTTCTCCGGGTCGGCGGGGCGCATGGTCACCCGGGCCGTCACCCGGCCCGGGTGGTTCTGCGCCCAGTGCAGCTCGGTGGCCTCGAACGTGACCGGCGCATAGCCGGGCTGGTCGAGCGCGCGGCCGAACCTGTCCATCGCGGCCGCGTCGGCCGGGGTGGCCGATTCGATCAGCTCCAACTTGTCCGTGCCGGGCACGTTCGGGTCGGCGATCCGGGTCAGCACCTCGACGAGGGCCTCCGGCGGCGGCAACGGTTCGGCCACCTGGCCCACGGCGGGGGTCGGCGACGTGGGTGCCGGCGGACGGACCGCCGCACGTTCGGCGGTGTCACATCCGCCCAGCGTGAACACCACCGCGACGACCGCCCCGGCGATGACGGCGGTGCGGGCGGCCGCCCCGGAACCGATCGACCGGCGCACGAAGCCCAAAAAACTCCTGGGAACGGTCAGCCGACCGCCGAGAGCAACGCCAGCGCCGACGACCGGGAGATCTGCCAGCCGGTCGGGCTCGGGCCGGCCACGAACTGGATGTTCTGGGTGCCGGACTTGCCGTTGGCCGCCGTCGCGGTCACGTCGGCCCACACCAGCGGGCCCTCCTGGTTGATGTTGGTGATCGTGAAGGTCAGCGGGAACTTGCCCTCGCGGACCGCCCGGTTGTAGGCGTTGTCGGCGCCGATCGCCTCGAGGCGGCCGGTACCGCCCTGGATGTAGACGGCCTTGGGGCCGTTCGGGCCGAAGGTGCCCGGGCCGGCCAGCACGTTCAGCGTCTGCAGCAGCGGGCCCTCGAGCTCCGGCGCGGGGGCCTGCGGCATCGGGATATCCCACACCACCGGCGTCACCGGGATGGTCGCGGGCGCGGCAAAATCGGACTGAGCGGGATATGCAATCGAGGTCACACCTGCCGCTGCACCACCGACGATCACGGCGGCTGCCGCGCCGGTAACGAGGGATTTCAGGGTCACGGTTGTCCTTTCGAGTCGGCCAACTGAGCAGAGAGATTAACAAGTGTCGCTGGTGTGTCGAACTTCTAGAGCGCACACAACGGCTCAATCGCCGGTAGCGTTGAAGTTGTTACTGCACCAACTTTTGGTGCGGGGAGGGGCGCAACTATGAGTGGGTCAGAGCGTTCAGAAGCGTACTCGGACGACTTCCGCAAACGCGATTCGGGCTTGTCCAGCGACGAGGCCGCAGAACTCGAGCAGCTGCGCCGCGAGGCGGCCATGCTGCGCGAGCAGTTGGAGAACGCGGTGGGGTCGCAGAGCGGGGCCCGCAGCGCCCGCGATGTGCAGCAGTTGGAGGCCAGGATCGACTCGCTGGCCGCCCGCAACGCCAAGCTGATGGAGACCCTCAAGGAGGCGCGGCAGCAGCTGCTCGCGCTGCGGGAGGAGGTCGACCGGCTGGGGCAGCCGCCGAGCGGGTACGGCGTGCTGTTGCACGTGCACGACGACGACACCGTCGACGTGTTCACCTCCGGCCGCAAGATGCGGCTGACGGTGTCGCCGAACATCGACACCAAGACCCTCAAGCAGGGCCAGACCGTCCGCCTCAACGAGGCGCTGACGGTGGTCGAGGCCGGCGCCTTCGAGGCGGTCGGCGAGATCAGCACCCTGCGCGAGATCCTCGCCGACGGACAGCGCGCGTTGGTGGTCGGGCACGCCGACGAGGAGCGCATCGTGTGGCTGGCCGAGCCGCTGATCGAGGCGGAGCGGGAGGCCGAGGAGGGCGGCGGCGGCTCGGGTGAGAAGCCGCGCAAGCTGCGCCCGGGTGACTCGCTGCTGGTCGACACCAAGGCCGGCTACGCCTTCGAGCGCATCCCGAAGGCCGAGGTCGAGGACCTGGTGCTGGAGGAGGTGCCGGACGTCACCTACGAGGACATCGGCGGCCTGACCCGCCAGATCGAGCAGATCCGCGACGCGGTCGAGCTGCCGTTCCTGCACAAGGAGCTCTACAAGGAGTACGCGCTGCGGCCGCCCAAGGGCGTGCTGCTCTACGGTCCGCCCGGCTGCGGTAAGACGCTGATCGCCAAGGCGGTGGCCAACTCGCTGGCCAAGAAGATGGCCGAGATCCGCGGCGACAACGCCAAGGAGGCCAAGAGCTATTTCCTCAACATCAAGGGCCCGGAGCTGCTGAACAAGTTCGTCGGCGAGACCGAGCGGCACATCCGGCTGATCTTCCAGCGGGCCCGCGAGAAGGCCTCCGAGGGCACCCCGGTGATCGTGTTCTTCGACGAGATGGACTCGATCTTCCGGACCCGCGGCACGGGGGTGAGCTCCGACGTGGAGACCACGGTGGTGCCGCAGCTGCT
The window above is part of the Mycolicibacterium hassiacum DSM 44199 genome. Proteins encoded here:
- the arc gene encoding proteasome ATPase, which encodes MSGSERSEAYSDDFRKRDSGLSSDEAAELEQLRREAAMLREQLENAVGSQSGARSARDVQQLEARIDSLAARNAKLMETLKEARQQLLALREEVDRLGQPPSGYGVLLHVHDDDTVDVFTSGRKMRLTVSPNIDTKTLKQGQTVRLNEALTVVEAGAFEAVGEISTLREILADGQRALVVGHADEERIVWLAEPLIEAEREAEEGGGGSGEKPRKLRPGDSLLVDTKAGYAFERIPKAEVEDLVLEEVPDVTYEDIGGLTRQIEQIRDAVELPFLHKELYKEYALRPPKGVLLYGPPGCGKTLIAKAVANSLAKKMAEIRGDNAKEAKSYFLNIKGPELLNKFVGETERHIRLIFQRAREKASEGTPVIVFFDEMDSIFRTRGTGVSSDVETTVVPQLLSEIDGVEGLENVIVIGASNREDMIDPAILRPGRLDVKIKIERPDAEAAMDIFSKYLTPDLPVHADDLAEFGGDREACIKAMIEKVVDRMYAEIEENRFLEVTYANGDKEVMYFKDFNSGAMIQNVVDRAKKYAIKSVLETGQPGLRIQHLLDSIVDEFAENEDLPNTTNPDDWARISGKKGERIVYIRTLVTGKTSSASRAIDTESNLGQYL